The Parus major isolate Abel chromosome 24, Parus_major1.1, whole genome shotgun sequence genome contains a region encoding:
- the NKAPD1 gene encoding uncharacterized protein NKAPD1, with protein MSRVPVGKVLLRNVIRHTGAHNKLQEETEMWKIREWEKQTEETYWKRQSRMLSDTSSSRMRSDGFDEEGHRTDWKSRNPQLLDLVEDDLLRARSWNKKLYECEANMPDRWGHSGYKELYPEEFDTDSDQQEGDEQNAVNGKKRSQLGKQTARESHKRKKTKKSHKKKQKKHSHKKRKKKKKEQGRTSTDSSQGESEGSGEETPSTRKGKHKRKKKPRKVPAKEPTSSSGQESDFSHASSSSTSSSEDTESGGKKEKRPPRKRKKRHNSVPERPSEVPEKRSKRKNWKVAGDEKSEDSSDED; from the exons ATGTCCCGCGTGCCCGtggggaaggtgctgctgcGCAACGTCATCCGCCACACCGGAGCGCACAACAAG cttcaggaagagacagaaatgtggaaaataagGGAGTGGGAGAAGCAGACAGAAGAGACTTactggaaaaggcagagcagaatGCTGTCAGACACCTCCAG cagtCGCATGCGCAGCGATGGATTCGACGAGGAGGGGCACAGGACAGACTGGAAATCCAGGAACCCACAGCTCCTTGACCTGGTGGAAGATGATCTCCTCAGGGCCAGATCCTGGAATAAAAAGCTGTATGAATGTGAAGCAAACATGCCAGACAG GTGGGGGCACAGTGGATATAAAGAGTTGTACCCTGAAGAATTTGACACAGACAG TGATCAGCAGGAAGGAGATGAGCAAAATGCCGTCAATGGGAAGAAGAGATCCCAGCTGGGGAAGCAAACAGCCCGCGAGTCccacaagaggaaaaaaaccaagaaatcccacaaaaagaaacaaaaaaagcactctcacaaaaagaggaagaaaaagaaaaaggaacagggGAGAACTTCCACAGATTCCTCGCAGGGGGAGAGCGAGGGCTCAGGAGAGGAGACTCCGAGCACCCGCAAGGGAAAACACAAGCGCAAGAAAAAGCCCAGGAAAGTGCCTGCCAAGGAACCTACCTCTTCTTCTGGGCAGGAGAGTGACTTTTCCCATGcaagcagctccagcaccagcagctctgaggacaCTGaatctggggggaaaaaggagaaacGGCCCccaaggaagagaaagaagcgGCACAACTCCGTGCCGGAGAGGCCGAGTGAAGTGCCGGAGAAAAGGAGCAAGAGGAAGAACTGGAAGGTGGCAGGGGATGAGAAATCTGAGGACAGCTCTGATGAGGACTGA
- the SDHD gene encoding succinate dehydrogenase [ubiquinone] cytochrome b small subunit, mitochondrial, whose product MALALLRARPRGTALALLGSALLRRPAALGAAAARCAPARDSHGPPRQGHGSSKAASLHWTGERAVSVLLLGLLPAAYLYPGPAVDYSLAAALTLHGHWGLGQVITDYVHGDVPIKVANTGLYVLSALTFAGLCYFNYQDVGICKAVAMLWSL is encoded by the exons ATGGCGCTGGCGCTGCTGCGGGCACGGCCCCGGGGGACCGCCCTGG CTCTCCTCGGCTCGGCCCTGCTCCGCCGCCCCGCCGCGCTCGGTGCCGCCGCCGCTCGCTGCGCTCCGGCCCGCGACAGCCACGGCCCGCCCCGCCAGGGACACG GCAGTTCCAAGGCTGCATCTTTGCACTGGACAGGGGAGCGAGCGGtcagtgtgctgctgctggggctgctccctgcagcctaCCTGTACCCCGGACCGGCCGTGGACtattccctggctgcagccctcaCCCTGCACGGCCACTG GGGTCTGGGCCAGGTAATTACTGATTATGTGCATGGAGACGTCCCCATTAAAGTGGCCAACACGGGGCTGTACGTCCTGTCTGCCCTGACCTTTGCTGGCCTCTGCTACTTCAACTACCAGGACGTGGGCATCTGCAAGGCTGTGGCCATGCTCTGGAGCCTGTGA
- the DLAT gene encoding dihydrolipoyllysine-residue acetyltransferase component of pyruvate dehydrogenase complex, mitochondrial, translating to MQMGTIARWEKKEGDKINEGDLIAEVETDKATVGFESLEECYLAKILVPEGTRDVPIGAIICITVEKPEHIDAFKNYTLDSAAAAAPAASVPPPPAAAPSPPPQPSPQAPGSSYPPHMQITLPALSPTMTMGTVQRWEKKVGEKLNEGDLLAEIETDKATIGFEVQEEGYLAKILVPEGTRDVPLGTPLCIIVEKEADIPAFADYQAAAVTDMKAPAPPPPPPPPVMATPAAAPPPPQPAAAPAPAAPTAGPPHKGGRVMVSPLAKKLAAEKGIDLTQVKGTGPDGRITKKDVESFVPSKAAPAAAPGAVPAAAPEGTFTDIPISNIRRVIAQRLMQSKQTIPHYYLSIDVDMGKVLVLRKELNQEISDNIKLSVNDFIIKASALACLKVPEANSSWLDTVIRQNHVVDVSVAVSTPAGLITPIVFNAHIKGLAAISKDVASLAAKAREGKLQPHEFQGGTFTISNLGMYGIKNFSAIINPPQACILAVGSSKERLVPADNEKGFDVASMMAVTLSCDHRVVDGAVGAQWLAEFKNFLEKPVTMLL from the exons ATGCAGATGGGCACCATCGCACGctgggagaagaaggagggCGACAAGATCAATGAAGGGGATCTCATAGCAGAG GTGGAGACAGACAAAGCTACAGTTGGCTTTGAGAGCCTGGAGGAATGTTACCTGGCCAAGATCCTGGTGCCAGAAGGAACAAGGGATGTTCCTATTGGGGCCATAATATGTATCACTGTAGAAAA GCCTGAACATATTGATGCCTTCAAAAATTACACCCTGgattctgcagcagctgctgcccccGCAGCCTCAGTGCCtccccctccagctgcagccccctccccaccgcCTCAGCCTTCTCCACAGGCCCCTGGCAGCTCTTACCCTCCTCACATGCAG ATCactctccctgctctgtcacCCACCATGACAATGGGCACAGTGCAGAGGTGGGAGAAGAAGGTTGGGGAGAAGCTGAATGAGGGAGACTTACTGGCCGAAATTGAGACAGATAAAGCCACAATCG GCTTTGAGGTGCAGGAGGAAGGCTACCTGGCAAAAATCTTGGTGCCTGAAGGAACAAGAGATGTGCCCTTAGGAACCCCTCTGTGCATCATTGTGGAGAAGGAGGCTGATATTCCAGCCTTTGCCGACTACCAGGCTGCTGCAGTCACTGACATGAAGgcaccagctcctcctcctcctcctcctcctccg GTGATGGcaactcctgcagctgctcctcctcctccccagcctgctgctgctcctgctccagcagcccccaCAGCGGGGCCACCCCACAAAGGAGGAAGGGTCATGGTCAGTCCCCTGGCAAAGAAATtggcagcagagaaaggaattGACCTTACCCAAGTGAAAG GTACTGGACCAGACGGCAGAATCACCAAAAAAGATGTGGAGTCATTTGTGCCATCAAAGGCTGCTCCA gctgcagctccgGGGgcagttcctgcagcagcacccgAGGGGACCTTCACAGACATCCCCATCAGCAACATTCGCAGG GTCATTGCTCAGAGGCTGATGCAGTCCAAACAAACAATACCTCACTACTACCTGTCCATCGATGTAGACATGGGAAAAGTCTTGGTGCTAAGGAAAGAACTCAATCAG GAGATCTCAGATAACATTAAACTTTCTGTCAATGATTTCATCATTAAAGCTTCTGCTTTGGCGTGCTTGAAGGTGCCTGAGGCAAATTCTTCATGGTTGGACACAGTTATTAGGCA GAATCATGTGGTGGATGTGAGTGTGGCTGTCAGCACCCCGGCAGGGCTCATCACCCCCATCGTCTTCAACGCTCACATCAAGGGCCTGGCTGCCATCAGCAAGGACGTGGCTTCCCTGGCAGCCAAAGCCCGGGAAGGGAAGCTCCAGCCTCACGAATTCCAG gGTGGTACTTTCACGATTTCCAATTTAGGAATGTATGGGATTAAGAATTTCTCTGCCATAATCAATCCACCTCAAGCCTGCATCCTGGCAGTGGGGTCCTCAAAAGAAAGACTAGTGCCAGCTGACAATGAGAAAGG CTTTGACGTGGCCAGCATGATGGCTGTCACCCTGAGCTGTGACCACCGTGTTGTGGATGGAGCAGTTGGAGCACAGTGGCTTGCTGAGTTCAAGAATTTCCTTGAAAAGCCAGTAACCATGCTGCTATAA
- the DIXDC1 gene encoding dixin isoform X2, producing MGGKQVKCLTSPSPVHSAKSESTVAPSEEKERLVILQTEETETKPEEADAHFQPEWQAGSSASYLENSWEEQLLEQQDHLEKEMEEAKKMISGLQALLLNGSLPEDEQEGSFELSERGACPEEQLIIIRSRLDQSVEENQDLKKELLKYKQEARNLQGIKDALQQRLIQQDASVLQLKQELLRASMDKEELHNQNVDLQRKVEERNRLLAEYKKELCQKDRHLQQHQTKLDEMLRQLSEASYQQVDLERELEHKEALLAHCMKREAEEVMAYSSHSAQSNGFLQPAGKGAAPTAHRGTNDLQLVRDALRSLRNSFSGHDPQHHTIDSLEQGISSLMERLHRMETQKRQERRVRGKSPASRATNECRDSWPPKSKLPHSQSTPVMSTSACTKVLYFTDRSLTPFMVSIPKRLGEVTLKDFKAAIDREGTHRYHFKALDPEFGTVKEEVFHDDDIIPGWEGKIVAWVEEDHGEN from the exons CCTGACTTCACCCAGCCCTGTCCACAGTGCAAAGAGTGAATCCACCGTAGCCCCCTCGGAGGAGAAGGAGAGACTTGTGATCCTCCAAACTGAAGAAACAGAGACTAAACCAG aaGAGGCCGATGCTCACTTCCAGCCTGAgtggcaggcagggagctcCGCGTCCTACCTGGAGAACTCatgggaggagcagctcctggaacagcaggaccacctggaaaaggaaatggaggAGGCCAAAAAGATGATTTCGGGTTTGCAG gcTTTGTTGCTCAATGGGTCTTTACCTGAGGATGAGCAGGAAGGGTCCTTTGAACTTTCTGAGCGTGGAGcctgccctgaggagcagctg ATCATCATCCGAAGCCGTCTGGACCAGAGTGTGGAAGAAAATCAAGATCTGAAG aaggagctgctgaaatACAAACAAGAAGCTCGGAACCTCCAGGGAATAAAG gacgctctgcagcagaggctgaTCCAGCAGGACGCCTCAGTCCTGCAGCtcaagcaggagctgctgagagccAGCATGGACAAGGAGGAGCTGCACAACCAGAAT GTTGACCTCCAGAGGAAGGTTGAAGAGAGGAACCGGCTCCTGGCGGAATACAAA AAGGAGCTGTGCCAGAAGGATCGGCACTTGCAGCAGCACCAGACCAAGCTGGATGAGATGCTCAGGCAGCTTTCCGAGGCCAGCTACCAGCAG GTGGATTTGGAGCGGGAGCTGGAGCACAAGGAGGCGTTGCTGGCTCACTGCATGAAGAGAGAGGCTGAGGAG GTGATGGCTTACAGCAGTCACAGTGCCCAGAGCAATGGCTTTCTCcagccagcaggaaaaggagctgctcccacagcccacCGAGGG ACCAATGACCTGCAGCTGGTCCGGGACGCCCTGCGCAGCCTCAGGAACAGCTTCAGTGGCCACGACCCGCAGCACCACACCATCgacagcctggagcagggcatCTCCAGCCTCATGGAGCGCCTGCACCGCATGGAGACAcagaagaggcaggagaggagg GTCCGGGGGAAATCTCCAGCGAGCAGAGCAACCAACGAGTGCAGAGACTCCTGGCCTCCCAAATCCA agctgcctcACTCTCAGAGCACGCCTGTGATGAGCACCAGTGCCTGCACCAAAGTGTTGTACTTCACCGACCGCTCCCTCACCCCCTTCATGGTCAGCATACCAAAGAG GTTAGGGGAAGTGACTCTGAAGGATTTCAAGGCAGCCATCGATCGGGAAGGAACCCATCGGTACCACTTCAAAGCCCTGGACCCAGAGTTTGGCACAGTGAAGGAGGAG gtATTCCATGATGATGACATCAtccctggctgggaggggaaaATCGTGGCCTGGGTGGAAGAAGACCACGGGGAGAATTAA